A single region of the Streptomyces sp. NBC_00236 genome encodes:
- a CDS encoding phage tail protein: MATSPDDDPAVSVCFVVTIDDIELGSFNTCDGLGCEVVLETREEGGNNGHLWQLPTRLKYSNVKLSRPLTRETEKVARWFATMTTGFSRKTAHIEARTGDGRKVAQWGLLEVVPVRWTGPSFTPESPKVAMETIEIAHHGYVMEG, from the coding sequence ATGGCCACCTCCCCGGACGACGACCCCGCCGTCAGCGTCTGCTTCGTCGTGACGATCGACGACATCGAACTCGGGTCGTTCAACACCTGCGACGGGCTGGGCTGCGAAGTGGTCCTGGAGACCCGGGAGGAGGGCGGCAACAACGGGCATCTGTGGCAGTTGCCGACCCGGCTGAAGTACTCCAACGTCAAGCTGTCCCGCCCTCTGACCCGGGAGACGGAGAAGGTGGCGCGCTGGTTCGCCACGATGACGACCGGCTTCAGCCGCAAGACCGCGCACATCGAGGCGCGGACAGGCGACGGGCGGAAAGTGGCCCAGTGGGGGCTGCTGGAGGTCGTGCCCGTCCGGTGGACCGGTCCCTCCTTCACGCCCGAGTCGCCCAAGGTCGCGATGGAGACGATCGAGATCGCCCACCACGGCTACGTGATGGAGGGCTGA
- a CDS encoding CIS tube protein, protein MSGAGPIAFSAAGTSGVASAAKGGSARPKLEHAYLELRTPPTGGGLTPGGPCGRIDFQFNPKELSLTKAASWKRTPAKGAKSSGPPEYQGSQPSKLTVEMFFDASDTQDTRVVTSVEQLFACCVPTSETRQQQRSSPPWVVFHWGGLTGFPGYVSQVAAKYTLFTTSGVPIRAVCQVTMEEISGETPGQNPTSGALAARRVHRVAAGDSLPSLAHREYGDAGAWRVIAEANRIDDPLRLAPGTQLLLPALDELSRLGSDPDRGRGR, encoded by the coding sequence ATGAGCGGCGCGGGACCCATCGCCTTCAGTGCCGCCGGTACGTCCGGGGTGGCGTCCGCGGCGAAGGGCGGCTCGGCCAGGCCCAAGCTGGAGCACGCCTACCTGGAGCTGCGGACACCGCCCACCGGCGGCGGGCTCACACCCGGTGGTCCGTGCGGACGGATCGACTTCCAGTTCAACCCCAAGGAGCTGAGCCTGACCAAGGCCGCATCCTGGAAGCGCACCCCGGCCAAGGGCGCGAAGAGTTCGGGCCCGCCGGAGTACCAGGGTTCGCAGCCCAGCAAGCTCACCGTCGAGATGTTCTTCGACGCCAGCGACACCCAGGACACCCGGGTGGTGACCTCCGTGGAGCAGCTCTTCGCCTGTTGTGTGCCGACGAGCGAGACCCGGCAGCAGCAGCGGTCGTCACCGCCCTGGGTGGTGTTCCACTGGGGCGGGCTCACGGGGTTCCCCGGCTACGTCAGCCAAGTCGCCGCAAAATACACCCTGTTCACGACATCGGGGGTGCCGATCAGGGCCGTCTGCCAGGTCACGATGGAGGAGATCAGCGGGGAGACGCCCGGCCAGAACCCGACCTCCGGCGCGCTGGCCGCCCGGCGCGTGCACCGGGTGGCGGCCGGGGACTCGCTGCCCTCGCTGGCGCACCGGGAGTACGGCGACGCCGGTGCGTGGCGGGTCATCGCGGAGGCGAACCGTATCGACGACCCGTTGCGGCTCGCACCGGGAACACAACTGCTGCTGCCCGCCCTCGACGAGCTGAGCAGACTCGGCAGTGACCCGGACCGGGGGCGGGGCCGATGA